The genomic window CTACGCTTGCCCATATTATTGCTGCCGAGATGGGGGTAAATATCAAGGTCACTTCCGGGCCTGCCATAGAAAGGGCGGGAGATTTGGCGGCGATACTTACCAATCTGCAAAGCCATGATGTGCTTTTTATAGATGAAATCCATCGTTTGAGCCGGGCGATAGAAGAAATTTTGTATCCGGCAATGGAAGACCGCGCTCTGGATATTATTCTTGGGAAAGGTCCTGGAGCTCGAAGCCTCAGACTTAACTTGCCTGAATTTACCCTGGTTGGAGCCACGACACGGTTCGCCCAGCTAAGCTCGCCCTTGCGGGGGCGTTTCGGTGTGGTTTATCGGCTGGATTATTACGACCAGGCAGCTTTGGGCACTATAATAAAAAGATCTGCCGGTATTATTGGAATCGGCATTGAAGACAAAGGTATAGAATCTATTGCCTGTCGTGCCAGGGGTACTCCCAGGGTAGCTAATCGTCTTCTGAGAAGGGTGAGAGATTACGCGCAGGTTATGGCCGATGGGGTGATTACTGATGAAGTTGCCCGCCAATCTCTTGAGCAACTTGAAGTAGATGCCCTTGGCCTGGATGAGATAGATCACCGGCTGTTAAGGACAATTATTGAAAAGTTTAATGGCGGGCCTGTCGGCTTGGAAACTATCGCAGCTGCAATAAGTGAAGAATCAGATACAATTATGGATGTGTATGAGCCATATTTACTCCAGGTTGGGTTTATCGAAAGGACTCCAAGGGGGCGGATGGCCACAAGCCGAGCTTATGAGCACCTGGGAATTCCTTTTAATAAAGATACTTCTGCCCAGGCAAGGTTTTTTAATGGCGTATGATCGTTGATTCAGTTCTGGTACACGTATGTTGCGCTCATTGTGCAGCCTATACACTCGATTTTTGGCAAAAGCAGGGATACCGCGTAGAAGCTTTCTGGTACAACCCCAAT from Dehalococcoidales bacterium includes these protein-coding regions:
- the ruvB gene encoding Holliday junction branch migration DNA helicase RuvB, with the protein product MSRIISGAVSEEDVPVDLSLRPRKLADFIGQEKVRNNLKIAIMAAKGRGEALDHVLLYGPPGLGKTTLAHIIAAEMGVNIKVTSGPAIERAGDLAAILTNLQSHDVLFIDEIHRLSRAIEEILYPAMEDRALDIILGKGPGARSLRLNLPEFTLVGATTRFAQLSSPLRGRFGVVYRLDYYDQAALGTIIKRSAGIIGIGIEDKGIESIACRARGTPRVANRLLRRVRDYAQVMADGVITDEVARQSLEQLEVDALGLDEIDHRLLRTIIEKFNGGPVGLETIAAAISEESDTIMDVYEPYLLQVGFIERTPRGRMATSRAYEHLGIPFNKDTSAQARFFNGV